A single region of the Gossypium arboreum isolate Shixiya-1 chromosome 12, ASM2569848v2, whole genome shotgun sequence genome encodes:
- the LOC108479318 gene encoding nucleoside diphosphate kinase 3-like has product MSSQIFRSASRAARSLLSASKASRFYSEGRAVAAAAAVSLGGKVPLLASAYGSTASANASRAWLSGVFALPVAAYMLQELEVHAAEMERTFIAIKPDGVQRGLISEIISRFERKGFKLVAIKLVVPSKEFAQKHYDDLKERPFFNGLCEFLSSGPVLAMVWEGEGVIKYGRKLIGATDPQKSEPGTIRGDLAVVVGRNIIHGSDGPETAKHEINLWFKPQELVNYTSNAEKWVYGNN; this is encoded by the exons atgagCTCTCAGATTTTCAGATCTGCTTCTAGAGCCGCCAGGTCTCTCCTTTCAGCATCCAAGGCTTCTCGCTTTTACTCTG AAGGGCGAGCTGTAGCTGCCGCTGCAGCAGTTTCACTTGGCGGTAAAGTGCCTCTTTTGGCTTCAGCTTATGGAAGTACTGCTTCTGCCAATGCATCTAGAGCATGGCTTTCAGGAGTTTTTGCTCTTCCAGTGGCAG CTTACATGCTTCAGGAGCTGGAGGTTCATGCTGCAGAG ATGGAGCGCACCTTCATTGCTATCAAGCCAGATGGAGTGCAAAGAGGGCTG ATTTCGGAGATCATCTCTCGTTTTGAGCGCAAAGGGTTCAAGCTTGTGGCTATCAAGTTGGTAGTTCCTTCAAAGGAGTTTGCCCAGAAACATTATGATGACTTGAAGGAAAGACCCTTTTTCAATGGCCTGTGTGAATTCCTCAGCTCTGGCCCTGTTCTTGCCATG GTCTGGGAAGGAGAGGGAGTGATCAAATACGGCCGGAAACTCATTGGAGCAACAGATCCTCAAAAATCAGAGCCTGGAACCATCAGAGGTGATCTAGCAGTGGTTGTCGGAAG GAATATAATTCATGGGAGTGATGGTCCTGAGACTGCCAAGCATGAAATCAACTTGTGGTTCAAGCCACAAGAGTTGGTTAACTATACAAGCAACGCTGAGAAATGGGTCTATGGAAACAACTGA
- the LOC108477535 gene encoding uncharacterized protein LOC108477535: MEANPLTSEAIALTEKKMYMTLGELLANKSYKPVSNAAKEKAFKVRQHMDSCSSLRQGVLAQRRSNIQGNRFPFTAEASRRAAVAPLRFGAFNGSKVSNLNKPRIKWQVACYMTGGQALHLSGNVNWVVCVPMGSVVSSAGTFL; the protein is encoded by the exons ATGGAGGCTAATCCACTTACAAGTGAAGCAATAGCTCTCACAGAAAAGAAAATGTACATGACACTGGGTGAGCTATTAGCT AATAAAAGCTACAAACCTGTGAGTAATGCTGCTAAAGAGAAGGCTTTTAAGGTTCGACAGCATATGGACTCGTGCTCCTCTCTTAGACAG GGGGTTCTAGCTCAAAGAAGGTCAAATATCCAGGGAAACCGATTTCCCTTTACTGCTGAGGCTTCACGTAGAGCTGCAGTTGCCCCACTTCGATTTGGAGCTTTTAATGGTAGCAAAGTGTCTAATTTGAACAAACCAAG GATCAAGTGGCAG GTGGCTTGTTACATGACTGGAGGACAAGCTCTTCATTTGTCTGGAAATGTTAATTGGGTAGTGTGTGTCCCAATGGGTTCTGTAGTTTCTTCTGCTGGGACTTTCCTTTGA
- the LOC108477034 gene encoding uncharacterized protein LOC108477034 isoform X2, with the protein MSLSLASSPWLSRFSPPNTKFPDYYSPNNFTLFSLLLRSNPLSSLKTNGPFKLKASLNETQSNGVVKEEEIFGLDEALLSRVSATKDADEALEMIAQSQSESGEQLSGGVVSISDCRLIINAALDRSNADLALSVFYAMRSSFDTGVSENRPLVDRWKWSRPDVGIYTTLVLGLATLLRVSDALKMIDDICRVGVSPGEEVPFGKVVRCPICSIAVGVAQPQLGIQIVCCAKCRYKYELVSGNIISVDSEEISMEIPAWKRGLKSLQILKQRVPAAVHSILVQTPSGVARTHRFATETVELPAQEGERVTIACAAPSNVYREVGPFKFSPKAPNFYPGEPMCLTNHKDGRESQLLRAPAKDGNTSILKPQFVIPLLTVLAAGDAASGVIDPSLPQLLSVAAVGSLAVGASLNAVIFPQLNLLPQRSVETTAIKQQLLSQYDVLQSRIRDLKEAAEKEAWMLARMCQLENKIFAVGEPSYRHHRVI; encoded by the exons ATGAGTCTGAGCTTAGCTTCTTCACCATGGCTGTCTCGCTTTTCCCCTCCGAACACTAAATTTCCCGACTATTATTCTCCAAACAACTTCACTCTCTTTTCCCTCCTTTTACGCTCTAATCCACTTTCTTCTCTCAAAACCAACGGCCCTTTCAAACTCAAAGCTTCCTTAAACGAAACCCAATCAAACGGTGTCGTTAAGGAGGAGGAAATCTTCGGTTTAGACGAGGCGCTACTGAGCAGAGTCTCGGCTACTAAAGATGCTGACGAAGCACTCGAAATGATCGCTCAAAGTCAGAGTGAAAGCGGTGAACAACTAAGCGGCGGTGTCGTAAGTATTTCTGATTGTCGTTTGATAATAAACGCCGCGCTTGATCGTAGCAATGCTGACTTGGCCTTGTCTGTTTTCTACGCCATGCGTTCCAGTTTCGACAcag GTGTGAGTGAGAATAGGCCATTGGTTGATAGATGGAAATGGTCAAGACCCGATGTTGGGATTTACACTACATTAGTTCTAGGCTTGGCTACATTGTTAAGGGTCTCTGATGCTCTTAAAATGATCGATGATATTTGCCGAGTTGGAGTTTCTCCTGGTGAGGAG GTTCCTTTTGGGAAAGTTGTAAGGTGTCCCATTTGTTCCATTGCTGTTGGTGTTGCACAACCACAACTTGGAATTCAG ATTGTATGTTGTGCCAAATGTCGCTACAAGTATGAGCTTGTTTCTGGCAACATAATTAGTGTTGACTCAGAAGAAATCAG CATGGAGATTCCAGCATGGAAAAGGGGGCTAAAATCTCTGCAAATACTGAAACAAAGAGTTCCTGCTGCTGTTCATTCTATTCTG GTACAAACCCCTTCTGGTGTGGCACGTACACACAGGTTTGCTACTGAAACAGTTGAGCTTCCTGCACAAGAAGGAGAAAGGGTAACCATTGCTTGTGCTGCTCCTTCAAATGTTTATAGAGAGGTTGGTCCCTTCAAGTTTAGTCCTAAGGCACCTAACTTTTACCCTGGGGAACCGATGTGCCTGACAAACCACAAAGATGGCAGGGAATCGCAATTACTAAGAGCCCCTGCAAAAGATGGAAACACTTCCATACTTAAGCCTCAGTTTGTCATTCCACTACTCACTGTTCTGGCTGCTGGAGATGCTGCCTCAGGGGTAATAGACCCAAGCTTACCACAATTGCTTTCAGTAGCTGCTGTAGGATCACTTGCTGTTGGAGCAAGTTTAAATGCTGTCATTTTTCCACAATTAAATCTG CTTCCTCAGAGATCAGTGGAAACAACTGCCATCAAACAGCAGCTGTTATCTCAGTATGATGTATTGCAGTCTCGCATCAGGGACCTAAAAGAAGCTGCTGAAAAAGAG GCTTGGATGCTGGCTCGCATGTGCCAATtggagaacaaaatttttgctgTAGGAGAACCTTCATATCG CCATCATCGTGTTATCTGA
- the LOC108477034 gene encoding uncharacterized protein LOC108477034 isoform X1, with protein MSLSLASSPWLSRFSPPNTKFPDYYSPNNFTLFSLLLRSNPLSSLKTNGPFKLKASLNETQSNGVVKEEEIFGLDEALLSRVSATKDADEALEMIAQSQSESGEQLSGGVVSISDCRLIINAALDRSNADLALSVFYAMRSSFDTGVSENRPLVDRWKWSRPDVGIYTTLVLGLATLLRVSDALKMIDDICRVGVSPGEEVPFGKVVRCPICSIAVGVAQPQLGIQIVCCAKCRYKYELVSGNIISVDSEEISMEIPAWKRGLKSLQILKQRVPAAVHSILVQTPSGVARTHRFATETVELPAQEGERVTIACAAPSNVYREVGPFKFSPKAPNFYPGEPMCLTNHKDGRESQLLRAPAKDGNTSILKPQFVIPLLTVLAAGDAASGVIDPSLPQLLSVAAVGSLAVGASLNAVIFPQLNLLPQRSVETTAIKQQLLSQYDVLQSRIRDLKEAAEKEAWMLARMCQLENKIFAVGEPSYRARRSRIKRVREGLENSLRGRIELIDSFARISSMIEIEVEMDSDVLAAEAASNAETIAEQIQQIMELENLEEKWKLQAEANDEAERLLSSQSIPTEQI; from the exons ATGAGTCTGAGCTTAGCTTCTTCACCATGGCTGTCTCGCTTTTCCCCTCCGAACACTAAATTTCCCGACTATTATTCTCCAAACAACTTCACTCTCTTTTCCCTCCTTTTACGCTCTAATCCACTTTCTTCTCTCAAAACCAACGGCCCTTTCAAACTCAAAGCTTCCTTAAACGAAACCCAATCAAACGGTGTCGTTAAGGAGGAGGAAATCTTCGGTTTAGACGAGGCGCTACTGAGCAGAGTCTCGGCTACTAAAGATGCTGACGAAGCACTCGAAATGATCGCTCAAAGTCAGAGTGAAAGCGGTGAACAACTAAGCGGCGGTGTCGTAAGTATTTCTGATTGTCGTTTGATAATAAACGCCGCGCTTGATCGTAGCAATGCTGACTTGGCCTTGTCTGTTTTCTACGCCATGCGTTCCAGTTTCGACAcag GTGTGAGTGAGAATAGGCCATTGGTTGATAGATGGAAATGGTCAAGACCCGATGTTGGGATTTACACTACATTAGTTCTAGGCTTGGCTACATTGTTAAGGGTCTCTGATGCTCTTAAAATGATCGATGATATTTGCCGAGTTGGAGTTTCTCCTGGTGAGGAG GTTCCTTTTGGGAAAGTTGTAAGGTGTCCCATTTGTTCCATTGCTGTTGGTGTTGCACAACCACAACTTGGAATTCAG ATTGTATGTTGTGCCAAATGTCGCTACAAGTATGAGCTTGTTTCTGGCAACATAATTAGTGTTGACTCAGAAGAAATCAG CATGGAGATTCCAGCATGGAAAAGGGGGCTAAAATCTCTGCAAATACTGAAACAAAGAGTTCCTGCTGCTGTTCATTCTATTCTG GTACAAACCCCTTCTGGTGTGGCACGTACACACAGGTTTGCTACTGAAACAGTTGAGCTTCCTGCACAAGAAGGAGAAAGGGTAACCATTGCTTGTGCTGCTCCTTCAAATGTTTATAGAGAGGTTGGTCCCTTCAAGTTTAGTCCTAAGGCACCTAACTTTTACCCTGGGGAACCGATGTGCCTGACAAACCACAAAGATGGCAGGGAATCGCAATTACTAAGAGCCCCTGCAAAAGATGGAAACACTTCCATACTTAAGCCTCAGTTTGTCATTCCACTACTCACTGTTCTGGCTGCTGGAGATGCTGCCTCAGGGGTAATAGACCCAAGCTTACCACAATTGCTTTCAGTAGCTGCTGTAGGATCACTTGCTGTTGGAGCAAGTTTAAATGCTGTCATTTTTCCACAATTAAATCTG CTTCCTCAGAGATCAGTGGAAACAACTGCCATCAAACAGCAGCTGTTATCTCAGTATGATGTATTGCAGTCTCGCATCAGGGACCTAAAAGAAGCTGCTGAAAAAGAG GCTTGGATGCTGGCTCGCATGTGCCAATtggagaacaaaatttttgctgTAGGAGAACCTTCATATCG TGCCCGAAGAAGTAGAATCAAAAGGGTGCGGGAAGGCTTGGAGAATTCGCTTAGGGGAAGGATTGAACTTATTGATAGTTTTGCAAGA ATATCGTCCATGATTGAAATCGAGGTGGAAATGGACTCGGATGTTCTAGCTGCTGAAGCAGCAAGCAATGCA GAAACCATTGCTGAGCAGATACAACAAATCATGGAGCTTGAGAATCTTGAAGAG AAATGGAAACTCCAAGCCGAGGCAAATGACGAGGCAGAAAGACTACTTAGTTCCCAATCTATACCTACTGAACAGATTTAG
- the LOC108477095 gene encoding dynamin-related protein 12A, translated as MENLISLVNKIQRACTALGDHGEASALPTLWDSLPAIAVVGGQSSGKSSVLESIVGKDFLPRGSGIVTRRPLVLQLHKSDEGSREYAEFLHLQRKRFTDFSAVRKEIQDETDRETGQMKQISSVPIHLSIYSPNVVNLTLVDLPGLTKVAVEGQPDTIVQDIENMVRSYIEKPNCIILAISPANQDLATSDAIKISREVDPAGERTIGVLTKIDLMDKGTDAVDILEGKSYRLKFPWIGVVNRSQADINKNVDMIAARRREREYFASTPEYKHLAQRMGSEYLAKVLSKHLETVIKSRIPGIQSLINKTVAELETELSCLGKPIAADAGGKLYTIMEICRLFDQNYREHLDGVRSGGDKVYNVFDNQLPAALQRLQFDKQLSMENIRKLITEADGYQPHLIAPEQGYRRLIESTLVTIRGPAEASVDAIHSILKDLVHKAMNETPELKQYPALRTEVGNAAMESLERMREQSKRATLQLVDMECCYLTVDFFRKLPQEADKGGNPSQSIFDRYNEAYLRRIGTTVLSYVNAVCAGLRHSIPKSIVYCQVREAKRSLLDFYYTELGKLEQNRLSALLNEDPAIMERRSALAKRLELYRSAQAEIDTVAWAK; from the exons ATGGAGAATTTGATTTCTCTTGTGAACAAGATTCAAAGAGCTTGCACGGCTCTCGGTGACCATGGAGAAGCAAGCGCATTGCCTACTCTTTGGGACTCTTTACCAGCAATCGCCGTCGTCGGCGGTCAG AGTTCAGGAAAGTCTTCGGTGCTGGAAAGCATTGTAGGCAAGGATTTCTTACCGCGTGGATCcg GAATTGTTACTCGGAGACCTTTGGTGTTACAGCTTCATAAGAGTGACGAAGGAAGTAGAGAATACGCTGAGTTTCTTCACCTTCAAAGAAAAAGATTCACCGATTTTT CCGCTGTTAGGAAGGAGATTCAAGATGAGACGGATAGAGAAACTGGTCAAATGAAACAAATCTCCAGTGTTCCAATTCATCTTAGTATATATTCCCCCAACG TTGTCAATTTGACTCTGGTTGACCTTCCTGGTCTTACGAAGGTAGCAGTAG AGGGTCAGCCAGACACCATTGTGCAAGATATTGAGAATATGGTTCGCTCATATATTGAGAAG CCCAACTGTATAATCTTAGCTATTTCACCTGCTAATCAAGATCTTGCTACGTCGGATGCAATAAAAATCTCACGTGAAGTGGACCCTGCAG GGGAGAGGACAATTGGTGTCTTGACAAAGATTGATCTGATGGATAAGGGTACTGATGCAGTTGAT ATATTGGAAGGAAAATCTTATCGGCTGAAATTCCCTTGGATTGGTGTTGTGAACCGCTCACAAGCAGATATTAACAAGAATGTTGACATGATTGCTGCTAGGCGTAGAGAGCGTGAGTATTTTGCTAGTACACCAGAGTATAAGCACCTTGCTCAGAGAATGGGTTCTGAGTATCTTGCTAAGGTGCTCTCAAAG CATTTGGAAACTGTAATTAAGTCCAGAATCCCAGGCATTCAGTCCCTTATTAATAAAACAGTTGCTGAACTTGAAACTGAACTGAGCTGCCTTGGAAAACCTATTGCAGCCGATGCGGGT GGGAAGTTGTACACAATCATGGAGATCTGCCGTCTTTTTGATCAGAACTACAGAGAACATCTGGATGGAGT GCGTTCTGGTGGTGATAAGGTTTACAATGTTTTTGACAACCAACTTCCCGCTGCGTTACAAAGATTGCAATTTGACAAACAACTGTCGATGGAGAATATTAGGAAGCTCATTACTGAAGCTGATGGATATCAACCTCATCTAATTGCTCCTGAACAAGGATATCGTCGTTTGATTGAATCTACTTTAGTTACTATCAGAGGTCCAGCTGAGGCCTCTGTTGATGCG ATTCATTCCATTCTGAAGGATTTGGTTCACAAAGCTATGAATGAGACTCCA GAGTTAAAGCAGTATCCTGCTCTAAGAACAGAGGTCGGAAACGCTGCAATGGAATCTCTTGAGAGAATGAGGGAACAAAGCAAAAGAGCAACACTTCAACTGGTCGATATGGAATGTTGTTACCTTACTGTCGATTTCTTCCGAAAGCTACCTCAAGAGGCGGATAAAGGTGGCAACCCTTCGCAATCAATATTTGACAGATACAATGAAGCATACCTTAGGAGAATTG GAACAACGGTTCTGTCTTATGTTAATGCGGTCTGCGCTGGGTTGCGCCACTCGATTCCCAAGTCTATTGTTTATTGTCAAGTCCGTGAAGCTAAAAGAAGCTTGCTTGACTTTTACTACACTGAATTGGGTAAACTAGAG CAAAACCGGTTATCGGCATTGTTGAATGAAGATCCGGCAATCATGGAGCGACGTAGCGCTCTAGCCAAGAGGCTAGAACTATATAGGAGTGCTCAAGCAGAAATTGACACGGTGGCTTGGGCCAAGTAG
- the LOC108476535 gene encoding GDSL esterase/lipase At4g10955-like has translation MSFEREDFGLLGPLHLNSIDWANSNHRRSIAASLVQGTYILERDRQERRQGSQALAPPWWEFFHFKLIRQLVDDADSCVFGAIYEYAPPSSHCNDSIDQSPRYVIAFRGTINKPDSFSRDFSLDIHVIRNGLHQTSRFEIAMKAVQNMVAMVGDSNVWLAGHSLGAAMAMLAGKTIAKTGNFLEAFLFNPPFLSAPIERINYGNVKHGLRFASSVITAGLVLATKGNSQTSQSEDPFFILSAWTPCLFVNPTDHLCSEYIGYFEHRKKMEEIGYGAIERLATQNSLGDLFMSVVRRSAEATEPLHLLPSAYLTVNLTPSQDFKQAHGIQQWWTPDLHLKCNLYKYK, from the exons ATGAGCTTTGAGAGGGAAGATTTTGGTCTTTTAGGGCCCTTACACCTAAATAGTATAGACTG GGCAAATTCAAATCATCGAAGGTCTATAGCAGCTAGTTTGGTTCAGGGCACCTATATTTTGGAACGAGATCGCCAAGAAAGACGTCAAGGCTCTCAAGCACTAGCTCCTCCATGGTGGGAATTCTTCCATTTTAAGTTGATTCGTCAGCTTGTTGATGATGCTGATTCGTGCGTCTTTGGTGCCATTTATGAGTATGCACCACCTTCATCTCATTGTAATGACTCAATTGATCAGAGCCCCCGCTATGTGATTGCCTTTCGAGGTACCATAAATAAACCGGACTCCTTCTCAAGAGACTTTTCGTTGGATATCCACGTCATACGAAATGGACTTCACCAAACTTCTCGCTTCGAGATTGCCATGAAAGCTGTTCAAAACATGGTTGCTATGGTCGGTGATTCAAATGTCTGGCTAGCCGGCCATTCCCTCGGGGCAGCAATGGCAATGCTGGCAGGAAAAACTATAGCTAAAACAGGCAACTTTTTGGAAGCTTTCCTCTTCAATCCTCCATTTTTATCTGCCCCAATTGAGAGAATCAATTATGGGAATGTGAAACATGGACTGCGGTTCGCAAGCAGTGTCATCACAGCAGGACTTGTTCTTGCCACAAAGGGTAACAGTCAAACGAGTCAGTCTGAAGATCCATTCTTTATTTTGTCTGCATGGACCCCATGTCTGTTTGTAAACCCCACAGACCACTTATGCTCTGAATACATTGGTTATTTCGAGCATAGGAAAAAGATGGAAGAGATCGGGTATGGGGCCATTGAGAGGTTAGCAACCCAGAATTCATTAGGAGATCTATTTATGAGTGTCGTGAGGAGGAGTGCCGAAGCTACAGAGCCACTGCATTTACTTCCTTCAGCATATTTGACAGTGAATCTTACTCCGTCCCAAGATTTCAAGCAAGCCCATGGGATACAACAATGGTGGACACCTGATCTGCACTTGAAGTGCAATCTTTACAAGTATAAATAG
- the LOC108476536 gene encoding uncharacterized protein LOC108476536, protein MDTSRRQLTPAQRSAKIERDRRRRRERNMEFERLQKAETELQALTAAQRNENSCLRHRNERLNDMVSILENIIQQLREQNRELQQKNLGLEQTMKLADSWFPFDICQSPNEEVSNNQPTPEGPRSSQSGIPDAERISDLLIDQHTSDAKHA, encoded by the exons ATGGATACCAGTAGACGTCAATTAACTCCAGCTCAGAGATCAGCAAAGATAGAGCGTGATCGTCGCCGCCGCCGAGAGCGTAAC ATGGAGTTTGAGAGATTGCAGAAAGCGGAAACGGAATTGCAGGCTTTGACGGCGGCGCAGAGGAATGAAAATTCGTGCTTAAGACACCGCAATGAAAGGCTTAACGATATGGTTTCAATCCTCGAAAACATCATACAACAATTACGTGAACAGAATCGGGAACTTCAACAAAAGAATCTGGGGCTAGAACAAACTATGAAGCTT GCTGACTCATGGTTTCCATTTGATATATGTCAAAGCCCCAATGAAGAAGTTTCTAACAATCAGCCTACTCCTGAAGGTCCAAGGAGTTCTCAAAGCGGTATTCCAGATGCCGAGAGGATTTCCGATTTATTGATTGATCAGCATACCTCAGATGCAAAGCATGCTTAG
- the LOC108478883 gene encoding uncharacterized protein LOC108478883 has protein sequence MDQMNRKGRQLTPYQRSVKIEGDRRRRREKNTEFQRLRNAEMELQASVEEQRNENTSLRRDNERLNDFVSNLQNTIRQLREQNRKLHQKKLELEEIVKQAESFFKFDEFPSPNEEAPNNKTS, from the exons ATGGATCAAATGAATCGCAAGGGACGCCAACTTACACCATATCAAAGATCGGTAAAGATCGAGGGAGATAGGCGCCGCCGCCGAGAAAAAAAT ACGGAGTTCCAGAGATTGCGGAACGCGGAAATGGAATTGCAGGCTTCAGTAGAGGAGCAGAGAAATGAAAATACGAGCTTAAGAAGGGACAACGAAAGGCTCAACGATTTCGTTTCGAACCTCCAAAACACCATACGTCAACTACGTGAACAGAACCGAAAACTGCATCAAAAGAAGCTAGAACTGGAAGAGATAGTGAAGCAG GCGGAGTCATTCTTTAAATTTGATGAATTTCCTAGTCCCAATGAAGAAGCTCCAAACAATAAAACATCATAA
- the LOC108478502 gene encoding uncharacterized protein LOC108478502: protein MVKPQKPPSGRTNLASCIVATVFLIFLVIIVLIVYFTVFKPQDPKISVNTVQLPSFSVGNNTVSFTFSQYVTVRNPNRAVFSHYDSSIQLLYSGSQVGFMFIPAGKIEEGRTQYMAATFAVQSFPLAPPNEASAATMPITTTTMGPIGVPGGFGGTNNGNRIGPTMEIESRMEMGGRIRVLHFFTHHVKAKSGCRVTIAVTDGSVLGFHC from the coding sequence atggtGAAGCCACAAAAGCCGCCATCTGGTCGTACAAATCTAGCTTCGTGTATTGTAGCAACGGTTTTCTTGATCTTCCTTGTAATAATAGTTCTTATCGTTTACTTCACCGTTTTCAAACCTCAAGACCCGAAGATCTCCGTCAACACCGTGCAGCTCCCGTCGTTCTCCGTCGGTAACAACACCGTCAGCTTCACTTTCTCCCAATACGTCACCGTTAGAAACCCAAACCGGGCCGTTTTCTCTCACTACGACAGCTCCATCCAGCTGCTTTACTCGGGCTCTCAAGTCGGGTTCATGTTTATACCGGCGGGGAAGATCGAAGAGGGTCGGACCCAGTATATGGCTGCTACTTTCGCCGTTCAGTCTTTTCCGTTAGCGCCACCGAATGAGGCATCGGCGGCGACGATGCCTATTACTACGACGACAATGGGGCCCATTGGTGTGCCTGGTGGGTTTGGCGGGACTAATAATGGGAATCGAATCGGACCCACGATGGAGATTGAGTCTCGGATGGAAATGGGGGGTCGGATTCGGGTTCTGCATTTCTTCACCCATCATGTGAAGGCTAAATCTGGGTGCAGAGTCACCATTGCAGTGACTGATGGGTCTGTTTTAGGTTTTCACTGCTAA
- the LOC108477443 gene encoding phosphatidylinositol 4-kinase gamma 2, with the protein MSVADCALSPVRQATVHSRSYCENQAGESILFYLSVAGSVIPMRVLESDSIASVKLRIQTCKGYAVKNQTLVCGGREMTRNDSLLKDYGVKGGNVLHLVLKLSDLLLITVRTSCGKEFELHVNRNRNIGYLKQRIARKEKGLVGVDEQEIFFNGEKIDDQRLIDDLCKYNDAVMHLVVQKSAKVQAKPVEKDLELSVVAESELDESRGSVGGEKNQSDEHHQIVTEDFLLEPVFVNPRVGLPPFIWDMIHSTFNGLDIGNQPIRSSEGTGGTYFMQDKSGLDYVSIFKPIDEEPNAVNNPQGLPLSTNGEGLKRGTKVGEGAVREVAAYILDHPKNGPRSVSGEMMGFAGVPPTCMVQCLHKGFNHPDGYEHAPENVKLGSLQKFMKNSGSCEDMGPGGFPMEEVHKISVFDIRTANADRHAGNILIGKGDDGRTVLIPIDHGYCLPENFEDCTFDWVYWPQSRQPYSPDTLNYIKSLDAEQDIALLNYYGWDVPVECARTLRISTMLLKKGAERGLTPFTIGSIMCRETVNKESAIEQIVREAQDSLLPGMSEAAFMETVSEVMDSWLDKLTN; encoded by the exons ATGTCTGTTGCCGACTGTGCTTTGAGTCCGGTTCGTCAAGCAACGGTTCACTCTCGCAGTTATTGCGAAAACCAAGCGGGCGAGTCGATCTTGTTTTACCTTTCCGTCGCCGGTTCGGTTATTCCGATGCGAGTTTTGGAGTCGGACTCGATAGCCTCCGTCAAGCTTCGGATCCAGACATGCAAAGGGTATGCAGTGAAGAACCAGACGCTTGTTTGCGGAGGCAGAGAGATGACTCGGAACGATTCGCTCCTCAAAGACTACGGCGTAAAAGGTGGGAACGTTTTGCATTTAGTTTTGAAGCTTTCCGATCTTTTGCTTATCACTGTACGGACAAGTTGTGGGAAAGAATTTGAATTGCATGTTAATAGGAATAGGAACATTGGGTATTTGAAACAAAGGATAGCTAGAAAAGAAAAAGGCCTTGTGGGTGTCGATGAACAAGAGATATTCTTTAATGGTGAAAAAATCGACGACCAAAGGCTAATCGATGATCTATGTAAATATAACGATGCCGTGATGCATTTGGTGGTTCAAAAATCAGCCAAAGTTCAAGCTAAACCTGTCGAGAAAGATTTGGAACTTTCTGTTGTCGCTGAGAGTGAGCTAGATGAGAGTAGAGGTAGTGTAGGAGGAGAAAAAAACCAATCCGATGAGCATCATCAGATTGTGACAGAGGATTTCTTGTTGGAGCCTGTTTTTGTTAACCCCAGAGTGGGATTGCCTCCATTTATATGGGACATGATTCATTCCACATTTAATGGATTGGATATAGGGAACCAGCCGATTAGATCATCTGAAGGAACTGGAGGGACTTATTTCATGCAAGATAAATCGGGGCTTGATTATGTTTCCATTTTCAAGCCGATCGACGAGGAGCCAAATGCTGTGAACAATCCACAAGGGTTACCGTTATCAACCAATGGTGAAGGGCTGAAAAGGGGCACAAAGGTTGGAGAAGGAGCAGTTAGAGAAGTGGCTGCTTATATATTGGATCATCCCAAGAATGGACCTCGATCTGTGTCGGGCGAGATGATGGGGTTCGCTGGTGTGCCTCCTACCTGCATGGTTCAATGCTTGCACAAAGGGTTTAACCATCCTGATGGGTATGAACATGCACCTGAGAATGTTAAACTCGGATCGTTACAGAAGTTTATGAAGAACTCGGGGAGTTGTGAGGACATGGGTCCTGGAGGTTTCCCTATGGAGGAAGTGCACAAGATCAGTGTGTTTGATATAAGAACGGCGAATGCTGATAGACATGCTGGTAATATCTTGATTGGGAAAGGAGATGATGGTCGCACCGTGCTTATTCCAATCGATCACGGCTACTGCCTGCCTGAGAAT TTTGAGGATTGCACATTTGATTGGGTTTACTGGCCACAATCGCGGCAGCCTTACTCTCCAGACACTCTTAACTATATAAAATCACTGGATGCCGAACAAGATATCGCACTTCTGAATTACTACGGGTGGGATGTTCCTGTTGAGTGCGCTCGCACACTGCGAATCTCCACCATGCTTTTGAAAAAAGGTGCAGAGCGAGGTCTAACTCCCTTCACCATTGGAAGCATCATGTGCAGAGAAACCGTTAACAAGGAATCCGCGATCGAGCAGATCGTTCGTGAAGCTCAAGATTCCTTGCTTCCGGGCATGAGCGAAGCTGCGTTCATGGAAACTGTCTCTGAAGTCATGGATTCTTGGCTTGACAAACTCACAAACTGA